The following are from one region of the Actinomycetota bacterium genome:
- a CDS encoding DoxX family protein — translation MTSAALGFRLLLGLIFLRVGLAKMGNRTAFTRAVQSYRLAPAPLSEWIGRWLPILETALGVLLVLGIEQRLTGWTVTGLLILFGAAVSVNLVRGRAIDCGCSGGTAPKSITWWTVARNGGLTAMSMSVATNPPTVLSLESLWRASGPPVPSLSTGLATVDLTLIVMLSWLLAKEALRLSRTAGSFQPIGRSGPP, via the coding sequence GTGACTTCAGCAGCCCTCGGGTTCCGGTTGCTGCTGGGGCTCATCTTCTTGAGGGTGGGCCTCGCGAAGATGGGCAACCGGACTGCCTTCACGCGGGCCGTCCAGAGTTACCGCTTGGCGCCCGCCCCGCTGTCCGAATGGATCGGCCGGTGGCTCCCGATCCTCGAAACAGCCCTGGGGGTCCTACTCGTGCTCGGGATTGAACAACGCCTGACCGGTTGGACCGTAACCGGGCTCCTCATACTTTTCGGCGCGGCTGTCTCGGTCAACCTCGTGCGAGGAAGAGCGATCGACTGCGGATGCTCGGGCGGCACGGCCCCGAAGTCGATCACGTGGTGGACGGTGGCGCGGAATGGGGGCCTCACGGCTATGAGCATGTCGGTAGCCACCAACCCGCCCACGGTTCTCTCGCTGGAGTCGCTGTGGCGAGCGTCAGGCCCCCCGGTCCCCTCTCTCAGTACCGGGCTCGCCACTGTGGACCTGACGCTCATCGTCATGCTTTCCTGGCTCCTGGCCAAGGAGGCGCTCCGGCTTTCCCGGACGGCGGGCTCCTTCCAACCGATCGGTCGGAGCGGTCCGCCGTGA
- a CDS encoding ABC transporter permease translates to MLRYVYGQFRHRPSRTLTLGAGILVAAVGFTLLTAAADTGQLQIKGTIGRNFRAAYDILVRPPGSSGVIERREGLVADNFASGIFGGITLQQWHEVLNLPGVEAAAPIANLGYIAPFERVRFTINRLLNADPVQLYRLRLTWRADRGTSHYPGEDSFIYYTRVDPISRRQYEILPNGSRLGVCFGFARGQPPQTGPFRYSTPAGWHLQCFSALSPGTRIANPIPFRHGRVGSATDVLYPVLVAAVDPVQEDRLLGLTHAVVEGRSLDEGDGPSKADGVTALPVVVSSRTYVDEPLDVAIQRLEIPPGVDVPGVLASDRAFAFTTHLPGRTIARFHYASDVLWRREIRELSGTAAYWSVTPAAYRPLDSGYLAPQPTNNPANVYLEPGRGELAAPGNQDVQFRRLRRHVVAEDAPPFRFSVVGRYDPQKLPGFSPLSQVPLAAYAPPLATPADASSQQALHGRPLLPSMNLGGYIQQPPFVLTTLSSVRFLERSNVLGSANPQAPISVIRVRVAGVNGPDPLSLARIRTVAQLIQQRTHLTVDITAGSSPHPVLIGLPAGRYGRPPLLLQEGWTKKGVAVAILRALDRKSLALFVLVLAVCSLFLANGAVAAVRSRRRELGTLLSLGWSQGRIFRSVILELAVIGFTAGLVGGGLALVLTLVLHLRLSALRALVVFPVAVMLAVLAGLPAAVVAARSVPLDALRVPVTRGARGRGVRRTRHLAMANLRRLPGRTLLGAGGLFIGVGALTVLLAVNLAFRGALVGSLLGGVVSIQVRTADLASVILTVALGGFAVADVLMLNLRERAVELAALRATGWSELRLGGLVALEGAGMGLIGSVPGGVVGGLLAVAVGRSHYANVFLVSGVAAIAGTLVGLMAALVPAALVARMALPAILAEE, encoded by the coding sequence GTGCTGAGATACGTCTACGGACAGTTCCGGCATCGCCCGAGTCGCACCTTGACCCTCGGGGCCGGGATTCTGGTGGCGGCGGTGGGGTTCACCCTCCTCACGGCGGCCGCCGACACGGGCCAACTCCAGATCAAGGGGACCATCGGCCGGAACTTCAGGGCGGCCTATGACATCCTGGTGCGGCCGCCCGGCTCTTCCGGGGTCATCGAACGGCGGGAAGGGCTCGTCGCCGACAACTTCGCCAGCGGCATCTTCGGAGGGATCACCCTTCAGCAGTGGCATGAGGTCCTCAACCTCCCCGGGGTGGAGGCGGCCGCCCCCATCGCGAACCTGGGCTACATCGCGCCCTTCGAGAGGGTGCGGTTCACGATCAACCGCCTCCTCAACGCGGATCCGGTCCAGCTCTACCGGCTCCGTTTGACCTGGAGGGCGGATCGTGGAACCTCCCACTACCCGGGAGAGGACTCGTTCATCTACTACACCCGGGTCGACCCCATCTCCCGCCGGCAATACGAAATCCTCCCGAACGGCAGCCGCCTCGGTGTTTGCTTCGGCTTTGCTCGGGGCCAACCTCCCCAGACCGGACCCTTCCGCTACAGCACGCCCGCCGGGTGGCACCTCCAGTGCTTCTCCGCCTTGTCCCCGGGCACCCGCATCGCCAACCCCATACCGTTCCGCCATGGCAGGGTCGGGTCCGCGACCGACGTGCTCTATCCGGTCCTGGTCGCCGCCGTCGACCCGGTGCAGGAGGACAGGCTCTTGGGCCTGACGCACGCCGTCGTGGAGGGGCGCTCCCTCGACGAGGGGGATGGGCCCTCGAAGGCGGATGGCGTGACTGCGTTACCGGTGGTCGTCAGCAGCCGGACCTACGTGGACGAGCCCCTCGACGTGGCTATCCAGCGGCTGGAGATCCCTCCAGGTGTCGACGTTCCTGGCGTCTTGGCCTCGGACAGGGCATTCGCCTTCACCACGCATCTCCCGGGGAGGACGATCGCCCGGTTCCACTATGCATCGGACGTCTTGTGGCGGCGTGAGATTCGCGAGCTGTCAGGGACCGCCGCGTACTGGAGCGTCACGCCCGCGGCCTACCGGCCCCTCGACTCGGGGTATCTGGCTCCTCAGCCGACAAACAACCCGGCGAATGTCTACCTGGAGCCCGGAAGGGGAGAGCTGGCCGCCCCGGGAAATCAGGACGTGCAGTTCCGCCGCCTCCGCAGGCATGTGGTGGCCGAGGATGCCCCCCCGTTCCGGTTCAGCGTCGTGGGCCGCTACGATCCGCAGAAACTCCCCGGCTTCAGTCCCCTGTCTCAGGTTCCTCTGGCTGCCTATGCACCTCCGCTGGCGACACCGGCGGACGCATCGAGCCAGCAGGCTTTGCACGGGCGTCCTCTCCTTCCGAGCATGAACCTCGGCGGCTACATCCAGCAGCCGCCGTTCGTCCTCACCACCCTTTCATCCGTGAGGTTCCTGGAACGGTCGAATGTCCTTGGATCGGCGAACCCCCAGGCCCCGATCAGCGTGATCCGGGTGCGGGTGGCAGGTGTGAATGGGCCGGATCCGCTGAGCCTGGCCCGCATCCGCACGGTCGCGCAGCTGATCCAGCAACGGACGCACCTGACCGTGGACATCACCGCGGGGTCGTCGCCCCATCCCGTGCTCATCGGCCTGCCTGCGGGAAGGTATGGACGGCCGCCACTCCTCCTTCAGGAGGGGTGGACGAAGAAGGGGGTGGCCGTGGCTATCCTCCGGGCCCTCGACCGAAAGAGCCTGGCGCTCTTCGTGCTGGTCCTGGCAGTGTGCTCGCTGTTTCTGGCGAACGGTGCCGTTGCGGCCGTTCGGTCACGCAGGCGGGAACTGGGGACGCTGCTCAGCCTGGGGTGGTCGCAGGGACGAATCTTTCGCTCCGTGATTCTGGAACTCGCTGTGATCGGCTTCACTGCCGGACTCGTGGGAGGGGGGTTGGCCCTGGTGCTGACCCTCGTGCTGCACCTTCGGCTCTCGGCCCTGCGGGCCCTGGTGGTCTTTCCCGTCGCCGTGATGCTGGCCGTGCTCGCGGGCCTCCCCGCCGCGGTGGTGGCGGCTCGAAGCGTCCCCCTCGACGCCCTGAGAGTGCCGGTCACCCGCGGGGCACGTGGCCGCGGTGTCCGGCGGACGCGGCACCTCGCGATGGCCAACCTTCGACGGCTTCCCGGTCGCACCCTGCTCGGAGCTGGCGGGCTCTTCATCGGGGTGGGGGCGCTGACGGTACTGCTTGCCGTCAACCTCGCGTTCAGGGGGGCGCTCGTCGGGAGCCTCCTGGGAGGCGTGGTGTCCATACAGGTTCGGACCGCCGACCTCGCAAGCGTGATCCTCACGGTCGCCTTGGGAGGGTTCGCCGTCGCCGATGTGCTCATGCTCAATCTTCGAGAACGCGCCGTCGAGCTCGCGGCTCTTCGGGCGACGGGTTGGAGCGAGCTCCGCCTGGGCGGCCTGGTGGCGCTGGAAGGAGCGGGCATGGGCTTGATCGGAAGCGTCCCGGGGGGTGTGGTTGGGGGCCTCCTGGCCGTCGCGGTGGGGCGCAGCCACTACGCCAACGTGTTCCTGGTCTCGGGTGTCGCGGCCATTGCAGGGACGCTCGTCGGGCTCATGGCGGCGCTCGTCCCCGCGGCTCTTGTCGCGCGCATGGCGCTTCCGGCGATTCTGGCCGAGGAGTAG
- a CDS encoding ABC transporter ATP-binding protein, with protein MGPSGSGKSTLLHLLGAMERADEGTVRVGGQEITRLSRRAQATYRRSIGFVFQRFHLLPVLTALDNVAAPVLPYRTPFDKFARAHTLLRAVGLGGKEASLPSRLSGGEQQRVAIARALINAPGLLLADEPTGNLDSETSTEIMQLLLDLQAERQMTIVVATHDPMVATRCQRIIRLQDGRVTEDFPLVGSEGGEDSEDAFHRITGLGPGA; from the coding sequence ATGGGACCTTCCGGCTCCGGTAAGTCGACGCTCCTCCACCTGCTCGGGGCCATGGAGCGCGCTGACGAGGGCACCGTTCGAGTGGGCGGCCAAGAGATCACCCGGCTCTCCAGACGAGCGCAGGCGACGTACCGGCGCAGCATCGGGTTCGTGTTCCAACGCTTTCATCTGCTGCCGGTGCTCACGGCGCTCGACAACGTGGCGGCGCCCGTACTCCCCTATCGGACCCCCTTCGACAAGTTCGCCCGGGCTCACACGCTTCTCCGGGCGGTTGGACTGGGCGGCAAGGAAGCCTCCCTCCCTTCCCGCCTTTCGGGTGGCGAGCAGCAGCGCGTGGCGATTGCGCGAGCGCTCATCAACGCGCCCGGACTCTTGCTCGCCGACGAGCCCACCGGGAACCTGGACTCAGAGACCAGCACCGAGATCATGCAACTCCTGCTGGATCTACAGGCGGAACGCCAGATGACCATCGTGGTCGCCACGCACGACCCCATGGTGGCCACCCGCTGTCAGCGGATCATCCGGCTCCAGGACGGGCGCGTGACGGAAGACTTCCCCCTCGTCGGAAGCGAGGGTGGGGAGGACAGTGAAGACGCCTTCCACCGAATCACCGGGCTCGGCCCGGGAGCCTAG
- a CDS encoding PadR family transcriptional regulator has product MPIHHAVLALLAEGPAHGYELKTTFEDAVGPQWGGLNIGHLYQVLDRLERDELVVAKRIRQTDRPDKIVYQLTDSGRQELERWLAEPFVKEGGYRDDLFLKVFAGSRLGRDQLRRVIKVQRQAYLAELAALGELRARHHEDALVALLIEAAALHTKANLGVVDLAEKHAKALIRSAGAEQHQGGVSAGSEMPAPRKSVAK; this is encoded by the coding sequence ATGCCGATTCATCACGCTGTGCTGGCCCTTCTGGCTGAAGGACCGGCGCATGGCTACGAGCTCAAGACCACCTTCGAGGACGCTGTCGGACCCCAGTGGGGTGGACTCAACATCGGCCACCTCTACCAGGTGCTTGACCGCTTGGAACGGGACGAGCTGGTCGTAGCCAAGCGAATTCGCCAGACCGACCGGCCGGACAAGATCGTCTATCAGCTGACGGACTCCGGCCGGCAAGAACTCGAGCGCTGGTTGGCAGAGCCGTTCGTGAAGGAGGGCGGCTATCGAGACGACCTGTTCCTGAAGGTCTTCGCTGGGTCGCGGCTCGGTCGAGACCAGCTTCGGCGCGTCATCAAAGTTCAGCGGCAGGCGTACCTTGCGGAGCTGGCGGCTCTCGGTGAGTTGAGGGCGCGCCATCACGAGGACGCCCTGGTGGCACTCCTGATCGAGGCGGCGGCCCTGCACACCAAGGCCAACCTGGGAGTCGTGGACCTTGCCGAGAAGCATGCTAAGGCGCTCATTCGGAGCGCCGGGGCTGAACAGCATCAAGGCGGGGTATCCGCCGGAAGCGAGATGCCAGCCCCAAGGAAGTCCGTGGCCAAATAG
- a CDS encoding patatin-like phospholipase family protein: MAEFATRIVPYKPAGPSKLGLALSGGGFRTAFFHIGVLLRLAELGALKHVEVLATVSGGSTVGAVFYIKLLHRLTESGGSPLEDGDLAALVTEMAEAFPGCVKRNVRVRTFSNYFRNLQMCQADYSRSDRFAELYDALFLEEANGLSPGLRMRDLEGVARIPYGAPSRGERPSLFLNATSLTTGRAWRFSPLTMGESALAGQARDIDKVTQFASPPRYDDLRKRPGDVPVSVAVAASSAFPGGLQPMAISDMYEGIRIQLTDGGVHDNQGIQTLIDMGCTHFIVSDTGGQMAPEEQARTSFVSVLLRTQKILYGRVRQEELFRASERRREEHAPTPLALIHLRKGEAVKRVPYLTTPTGTGDSQPLEQSSEVPGIDPRAVELLAGIRTDLDSFTEVEFKSLMTTGYLVADSAVSDPDWAGGEFLSTDPPPLGGEALGRHEVRGYLAHPTKEYLRQLKIGQSRFLKVFRLYTSLAILFLAAVVLAAGAAGWALARSWNSGISLGWLIVGVVVAAMGLLIPTTTWGAKALDTQAATILRWIRNALLTAWIAAVWSSLYLALLEPVFQRGGRLARLRKRGVPATPEAGSPRWTAE; this comes from the coding sequence ATGGCTGAGTTCGCAACGCGCATCGTCCCCTACAAGCCGGCGGGGCCCTCCAAACTGGGGCTCGCTCTGTCGGGGGGCGGCTTCCGAACGGCCTTCTTCCACATTGGGGTGCTGCTGCGCTTGGCGGAGTTGGGCGCACTGAAGCACGTGGAGGTTTTAGCCACGGTCTCCGGCGGATCCACGGTGGGGGCCGTCTTCTACATCAAGCTCCTCCACCGCTTGACGGAGTCCGGCGGATCACCACTCGAAGACGGCGACCTCGCGGCGCTCGTGACGGAGATGGCCGAGGCCTTCCCGGGATGCGTGAAGCGCAACGTCCGGGTGAGGACGTTCTCCAACTACTTCCGGAATCTGCAAATGTGCCAGGCAGACTACTCGCGGAGCGACCGGTTCGCCGAGCTGTACGACGCCCTCTTCCTCGAAGAAGCGAACGGTTTAAGTCCAGGGCTCAGAATGCGCGATCTGGAAGGGGTGGCCCGCATCCCGTACGGTGCCCCGTCGCGAGGCGAGAGGCCATCGCTGTTCCTGAACGCGACCTCGCTGACGACGGGACGGGCCTGGCGGTTCTCGCCGCTCACGATGGGAGAGTCCGCTCTCGCCGGGCAGGCACGCGACATCGACAAGGTCACGCAGTTCGCCTCGCCACCTCGATACGACGACCTCCGGAAGCGCCCCGGAGACGTCCCGGTTTCGGTGGCCGTCGCCGCGTCCTCCGCCTTCCCGGGCGGGCTGCAACCGATGGCCATCTCCGACATGTACGAGGGCATCCGCATCCAGCTCACGGACGGGGGCGTCCACGACAACCAGGGCATCCAGACGCTCATCGACATGGGGTGCACCCACTTCATCGTCAGCGACACCGGCGGCCAGATGGCCCCCGAAGAGCAGGCCCGGACGTCATTCGTTTCAGTGCTCCTGCGCACCCAGAAGATCCTGTACGGCAGGGTCCGCCAGGAGGAGCTGTTCCGAGCCTCGGAGCGCCGCCGCGAGGAGCATGCGCCGACGCCCCTTGCCCTCATCCACCTCCGCAAGGGTGAGGCCGTGAAGCGAGTTCCCTATCTCACCACCCCCACGGGGACGGGCGACTCGCAACCCTTGGAGCAGAGCTCCGAAGTTCCGGGGATCGACCCAAGGGCCGTCGAGCTCCTGGCCGGCATTCGAACCGACCTCGACTCCTTCACGGAAGTCGAGTTCAAGTCGCTGATGACGACGGGGTACCTGGTTGCGGACTCGGCCGTGAGCGATCCCGACTGGGCCGGGGGGGAGTTCCTGTCCACCGACCCGCCCCCCCTCGGCGGAGAAGCGCTGGGCCGCCATGAGGTGCGGGGCTACCTGGCGCATCCGACCAAGGAGTACCTGCGACAGCTGAAGATCGGCCAGAGCAGGTTCCTGAAGGTGTTCCGCCTGTACACATCGCTTGCCATCCTTTTTCTCGCCGCCGTGGTCTTGGCCGCCGGTGCGGCCGGATGGGCACTGGCCAGGTCCTGGAACTCTGGTATCTCCCTCGGGTGGCTGATCGTGGGCGTGGTGGTCGCGGCCATGGGCCTGTTGATCCCCACGACTACCTGGGGAGCAAAGGCCCTTGATACCCAGGCCGCGACGATCCTGCGCTGGATCAGGAACGCCCTCCTCACCGCCTGGATCGCAGCTGTATGGTCCAGCCTGTACCTGGCGCTCCTTGAGCCCGTCTTCCAGCGAGGTGGACGCCTGGCCCGGCTGCGCAAGCGGGGCGTTCCTGCGACCCCTGAAGCGGGTAGCCCAAGGTGGACGGCCGAATGA